In Fluviicola taffensis DSM 16823, the following are encoded in one genomic region:
- a CDS encoding thioredoxin domain-containing protein, with the protein MEQYTNELIHESSLYLQQHAHNPVNWVSWSKEAFERAEKEGKLVLVSVGYSACHWCHVMEHECFEDEEVAALMNKHFVCIKVDREERPDVDQVYMTAVQLMTQRGGWPLNCFTIPNGQPIYGGTYFPKEQWMHVLKSLNQTYTSEPEKVLEYAKELSDGVQQSDLIAVAEPIKPFPTDKLFELVRRWQSRMDMVEGGPTSAPKFPLPSNLEFLLYYGVLEKHEEIQKYVNLTLHKMALGGIYDQVGGGFSRYSVDLLWKIPHFEKMLYDNGQLLSVYAQAYRETKNPEYKRVLDQTLTWLEREMQSEEGGLFAAQDADSEGVEGKYYVWTKEEIEATLGENASWFWKFYNPGNKGYWEDQQWVLLRNETWEEFCKANPDVNSSKIQDQLDTLFYVRKKRIAPVTDTKCLTAWNALTLTGLIEAFKATEDHSYLRLALQIAKWIRTFQTTSDFQLFHTRQNGRSFITGFLDDYATSIQAFLTLYQITADEEDLIFAKELCNYALKHFHDEQSEMFYFTADDHDLIARKMEINDNVIPSTNSIMANNLLSLSLLVDELDWELKAKQMLQNVIDGMEQYGSGYSNWALLLLRFQKEVRLLTIPSSGDWINLRKLSSPFVVVRFTNENTATVCAEGVCSIPMVLPYEVENYLKNM; encoded by the coding sequence ATGGAACAGTACACAAACGAACTCATTCACGAAAGCAGTCTTTATTTACAACAACATGCGCATAACCCCGTAAATTGGGTTTCGTGGTCAAAAGAGGCATTTGAACGTGCTGAAAAGGAAGGCAAGTTGGTGCTTGTTTCTGTTGGATATTCAGCGTGTCATTGGTGCCACGTCATGGAACACGAATGTTTTGAAGATGAAGAAGTGGCTGCTTTGATGAATAAACACTTTGTGTGTATCAAGGTTGATCGGGAAGAACGCCCAGATGTGGATCAAGTTTATATGACCGCCGTTCAATTAATGACCCAAAGAGGTGGCTGGCCGCTAAATTGTTTCACCATTCCCAATGGTCAACCAATTTATGGAGGAACGTATTTCCCTAAAGAACAATGGATGCATGTATTGAAATCCTTGAATCAAACGTACACTTCGGAACCCGAAAAAGTACTAGAGTATGCCAAAGAACTTTCAGATGGAGTTCAGCAGTCGGATTTAATTGCTGTTGCAGAACCAATAAAGCCTTTTCCAACAGACAAATTGTTTGAATTGGTACGAAGATGGCAATCTCGTATGGACATGGTGGAAGGTGGTCCAACTTCTGCGCCTAAATTTCCGCTTCCGAGCAATCTTGAATTCTTACTTTATTACGGAGTTTTAGAAAAGCATGAAGAGATTCAAAAATACGTGAATTTGACATTGCATAAAATGGCATTGGGTGGCATTTACGATCAAGTTGGAGGTGGTTTTTCGCGCTATTCAGTTGATTTGTTGTGGAAAATACCGCATTTTGAGAAAATGTTATACGATAACGGTCAGTTATTGAGTGTTTACGCCCAAGCTTATCGCGAGACAAAAAATCCAGAATATAAACGCGTTTTAGATCAAACCTTAACTTGGTTGGAGCGCGAAATGCAAAGTGAAGAAGGAGGTTTGTTCGCAGCTCAAGATGCAGATTCGGAAGGAGTAGAGGGAAAATATTACGTTTGGACGAAAGAAGAGATTGAAGCTACTTTAGGCGAAAATGCATCGTGGTTTTGGAAATTTTACAATCCAGGAAACAAAGGATATTGGGAAGATCAGCAATGGGTTTTGTTGCGGAATGAAACATGGGAAGAATTCTGTAAAGCGAATCCGGATGTAAATTCCTCAAAAATTCAAGATCAATTAGATACCTTATTCTATGTTCGTAAAAAACGAATTGCGCCAGTTACGGATACCAAATGCTTAACAGCTTGGAACGCGCTCACACTAACAGGATTGATCGAAGCGTTCAAGGCAACAGAAGATCATTCTTATCTGAGATTGGCTTTACAAATTGCAAAATGGATTCGAACGTTTCAAACAACTAGTGATTTTCAATTATTCCATACCAGACAAAATGGGCGTTCATTCATTACCGGATTTCTGGATGATTACGCAACTTCGATTCAGGCATTTTTGACACTTTACCAAATCACGGCTGATGAAGAAGATTTAATTTTTGCGAAAGAACTTTGTAACTATGCTTTGAAGCATTTTCACGACGAACAATCAGAAATGTTCTATTTTACGGCTGATGACCACGATTTAATTGCTCGAAAAATGGAAATCAACGACAATGTGATTCCTTCAACGAACAGTATTATGGCGAATAATTTGTTGTCACTTTCTTTATTGGTTGATGAATTAGATTGGGAATTGAAAGCCAAACAAATGCTGCAAAATGTGATTGATGGAATGGAGCAATATGGCTCAGGATATTCCAATTGGGCGCTTTTATTACTCAGATTCCAAAAAGAAGTTCGGTTATTGACAATTCCGTCATCAGGAGACTGGATTAATTTAAGAAAATTGAGTTCACCCTTTGTAGTGGTTCGTTTTACGAATGAAAATACAGCTACGGTTTGTGCCGAAGGTGTTTGTTCAATTCCAATGGTGCTCCCATATGAGGTGGAAAATTATTTAAAAAACATGTAG
- a CDS encoding serine hydrolase domain-containing protein: protein MKRTLLKWSKRIGWFVLILFLSLNVLILLSGRFYLYKGVYYTYLQGETSPTIYDLNKFYNATVKAPKKSEPWKFELSKAELLNSNDLKYMDTWKTSSFLIVKNDQVIYERYWDEHHPETVSNSFSAAKTVVSMLIGIAHEEGAIKSLDEPVVKYIPEFSGKGKEKITIRHLLMMASGLDWGESGKNPLSENAESYYGSDLRGLVTRQNVERAPGKEFIYQSGNSQLLGFILEKATGKDLAQYASEKLWRPIGAESDAFWSLDKENGAEKAFCCLYSTTRDFARIGKTLANHGKWNDKQIIPAAFFDEMVKNPTMSTEEGVPNTRYGLHIWTYVSNGHPVYYCRGIKGQYIIAIPDEQLIIVRTGHKRAPDVEKDLLKKSNTKANQEKIGHPSDLFEYIRMGRSVATANH, encoded by the coding sequence ATGAAACGTACCCTACTCAAATGGTCTAAACGAATCGGTTGGTTTGTTCTGATTCTATTTTTATCGCTGAATGTTTTAATTCTTCTAAGTGGCCGATTTTACCTTTACAAAGGAGTTTATTACACGTATTTACAAGGAGAAACCTCACCGACCATTTATGATTTGAATAAATTCTACAATGCTACTGTGAAAGCTCCTAAAAAGAGTGAACCGTGGAAATTCGAATTGTCAAAAGCCGAATTACTCAACAGTAATGACTTGAAATACATGGATACTTGGAAAACATCTTCTTTCTTAATCGTAAAGAATGATCAAGTTATCTATGAACGTTATTGGGATGAACACCATCCGGAAACAGTTTCCAATTCTTTTTCAGCAGCGAAAACAGTAGTGAGCATGCTCATTGGAATTGCGCACGAAGAAGGAGCTATCAAAAGTTTAGACGAACCCGTTGTTAAATACATTCCTGAATTTTCTGGAAAAGGAAAAGAGAAAATCACCATTCGGCACTTGTTGATGATGGCATCTGGATTGGATTGGGGTGAAAGCGGAAAAAATCCATTGTCTGAAAATGCAGAATCTTATTATGGATCCGATTTACGTGGGTTGGTCACTCGACAAAATGTGGAACGCGCTCCTGGTAAAGAATTCATTTACCAAAGTGGAAATTCGCAACTGCTTGGTTTTATACTTGAAAAAGCAACTGGTAAAGATTTGGCACAATATGCTTCTGAGAAGTTGTGGAGACCCATTGGTGCAGAATCAGATGCATTTTGGAGTTTGGATAAAGAAAATGGTGCAGAAAAAGCATTCTGTTGTTTATATAGCACTACTCGTGATTTTGCCCGAATTGGAAAAACATTGGCAAATCATGGAAAATGGAACGACAAACAAATTATTCCAGCAGCTTTTTTCGATGAAATGGTAAAAAACCCGACCATGTCAACAGAAGAAGGTGTTCCAAACACACGATACGGATTACACATTTGGACTTACGTGAGCAACGGGCATCCTGTTTATTACTGCCGCGGAATAAAAGGCCAATACATCATTGCTATCCCAGATGAACAGTTAATTATCGTGCGGACAGGTCATAAAAGAGCTCCAGATGTTGAAAAAGACCTTCTCAAAAAATCAAACACAAAAGCAAACCAAGAAAAAATTGGTCATCCTTCCGATTTATTTGAATATATCCGAATGGGAAGAAGTGTAGCAACTGCAAATCATTAA
- a CDS encoding GDSL-type esterase/lipase family protein: MIISISPIGAQVLLHSYSSMHWLQSMSNGNKELNKSGMLIAQIKYWMKFSFYTAFVIASLIACTSQSQVGIIREKTPLDSYIYPTFHHLDTNLKYQYPFINFNANAFRFYSPQSANWEHLFQDFRNMVTEKNCKLNFYHIGGSHLQADVYTHDIRTYLQTHWLDIPGERGLIFPFDLANTNNPWNYEFKSKNNWKTYRSVNFNRPVGIDFGLLGVVIETPDSIVEIVFRHDKTDVKPGFTRLRVYHNKGPFPFELNFGSDEMLIVNKFRNETLGYTEAVFTDPVDTFNLQFTRLIAGPYNLQINGFQLSNTYAGISYTTIGINGAGLYTYLANKNFEEQLAESPPDFFAFSVGTNDANVPYSSFNPDVFKYNLESMMKKVLAANPDCAILLTVPNDAGYKKKYLNKNVAREREVIIELAKKYECPVWDFYGIMGELGSSRTWKSNGLMRSDLVHFTVPGYHLKADLFIDAFEKWFQQMEKRKYIN, from the coding sequence ATGATTATATCCATTTCTCCAATCGGGGCGCAAGTATTGCTTCACAGTTATTCTTCGATGCACTGGCTGCAGAGTATGTCAAATGGAAACAAGGAGCTCAATAAAAGCGGCATGCTCATTGCTCAAATCAAATATTGGATGAAGTTTAGTTTTTATACCGCATTTGTTATTGCCTCATTAATTGCTTGCACTTCGCAATCGCAAGTGGGGATAATACGCGAAAAAACTCCGCTTGACTCATATATTTACCCAACTTTTCATCACCTAGATACCAATCTGAAATATCAATATCCGTTTATCAATTTTAATGCCAATGCTTTCCGTTTTTACAGTCCGCAAAGTGCCAATTGGGAACATCTTTTTCAAGACTTTAGAAACATGGTCACCGAAAAGAACTGCAAATTAAATTTTTACCACATTGGAGGTTCGCACCTTCAAGCGGATGTTTACACACACGATATCCGCACGTATTTGCAAACGCATTGGTTGGATATTCCAGGAGAAAGAGGCCTCATTTTTCCGTTTGATTTAGCCAATACAAACAATCCTTGGAACTACGAATTCAAATCTAAAAACAACTGGAAAACCTACCGAAGCGTGAATTTCAACAGACCAGTTGGAATTGATTTCGGATTACTTGGGGTAGTCATTGAAACACCTGATTCCATCGTTGAGATTGTATTTAGACATGACAAAACAGATGTAAAACCAGGATTTACAAGGCTTCGCGTTTATCACAACAAAGGACCATTTCCATTTGAACTCAATTTTGGCTCGGATGAAATGTTGATTGTCAATAAATTCCGGAATGAAACACTGGGTTACACTGAAGCCGTGTTTACAGATCCTGTTGACACCTTCAATCTTCAATTTACACGTTTAATTGCTGGACCTTACAATTTGCAAATCAATGGTTTTCAGCTAAGTAACACTTATGCAGGTATTTCATACACAACCATCGGAATTAATGGGGCAGGACTCTACACCTACTTAGCCAATAAAAATTTTGAGGAACAACTGGCTGAATCACCACCCGATTTTTTTGCATTTTCAGTTGGAACAAATGATGCCAATGTACCCTATTCTTCATTCAATCCGGATGTTTTCAAGTATAATCTAGAAAGCATGATGAAGAAAGTTCTCGCAGCGAATCCTGATTGTGCTATTCTATTGACTGTTCCAAATGATGCTGGTTATAAGAAGAAATACCTCAATAAAAACGTAGCTCGCGAACGTGAAGTTATTATTGAATTGGCTAAAAAATATGAATGTCCCGTTTGGGATTTTTACGGAATCATGGGTGAACTAGGTTCATCGCGTACTTGGAAATCAAATGGACTTATGCGAAGTGATTTAGTTCACTTTACAGTTCCTGGTTATCACCTCAAGGCAGACCTATTCATAGATGCTTTTGAAAAGTGGTTCCAGCAAATGGAAAAAAGAAAATATATCAATTAA
- the lipB gene encoding lipoyl(octanoyl) transferase LipB, which translates to MLPEVHFQDLGLIDYQEAWNYQEKIFGETIALKIERRNETSTEETKNHLLFCEHPHVYTLGKSGTTDHLLLNEAGLDEHQAKFYQTNRGGDITYHGPGQLVAYPLLDLDYFFTDIHKYMRYLEEAVIHVLAHYGVKGERSSGFTGVWIDVETPNARKICAMGVKSSRWVTMHGIGFNINSNLSYFSHIVPCGIEDKSVTSLQQELGRAVDMQEVKDLLKEKLASQFGFTYAQ; encoded by the coding sequence ATGTTACCAGAAGTTCATTTTCAAGATTTGGGGTTGATTGATTATCAAGAAGCTTGGAATTACCAAGAAAAAATCTTTGGGGAAACCATTGCATTAAAAATTGAACGTAGGAATGAAACAAGCACGGAAGAGACAAAAAATCACCTATTGTTTTGTGAGCACCCACACGTTTATACACTTGGAAAGAGTGGAACTACCGATCATCTTTTACTGAATGAAGCCGGATTGGATGAACACCAAGCAAAGTTTTACCAAACCAATCGCGGTGGTGATATCACGTATCACGGCCCCGGTCAATTGGTCGCTTATCCTTTATTAGATTTGGATTATTTCTTCACGGACATCCACAAATACATGCGTTATTTGGAAGAAGCAGTCATTCATGTTTTGGCACATTACGGAGTCAAAGGAGAACGTTCTTCTGGATTTACTGGAGTTTGGATTGACGTAGAAACACCAAATGCTCGAAAAATCTGTGCCATGGGCGTCAAATCATCACGCTGGGTAACCATGCATGGGATTGGATTTAACATTAATTCGAATCTTTCTTATTTTTCTCACATCGTACCTTGCGGAATTGAAGATAAATCTGTAACTTCCTTGCAACAGGAACTTGGTAGAGCAGTTGATATGCAAGAAGTGAAAGACCTCTTGAAAGAAAAACTAGCTTCCCAATTCGGATTTACATACGCACAATAG
- the msrA gene encoding peptide-methionine (S)-S-oxide reductase MsrA, translating to MKKLISSILVLLISLSACGQKNKSVTTTKTSKKPKELANYQVAYFGSGCFWCVEAIYESVKGVAEVESGYAGGHVVNPTYEEICTGTTGHAETVKIYYDSTVISYDELLKVFYDSHDPTTLNRQGPDAGTQYRSAIFYQNAYERDHTKAFIKELLADKKFPTITTEVVEYTAFYKAEEYHQNFECKNPNNGYVQAVSVPRLKQFQIKSPEMLKTEEKK from the coding sequence ATGAAAAAGCTTATTTCCTCAATTCTTGTTTTACTAATTTCTCTGAGCGCATGTGGTCAGAAAAATAAATCTGTTACAACAACTAAAACTTCTAAAAAACCCAAGGAATTAGCAAATTATCAGGTTGCTTATTTTGGAAGTGGTTGCTTTTGGTGTGTCGAAGCAATTTACGAATCTGTAAAAGGAGTAGCAGAAGTTGAAAGCGGTTATGCAGGCGGTCATGTGGTAAATCCAACGTATGAAGAAATTTGTACAGGAACAACTGGCCATGCCGAAACGGTGAAAATTTATTACGATTCTACAGTCATTTCTTACGACGAACTATTGAAAGTATTTTACGACTCTCATGATCCAACAACTTTAAACAGACAAGGTCCTGATGCAGGAACTCAATACCGTTCTGCCATTTTTTACCAAAACGCTTATGAACGCGATCATACAAAAGCATTCATTAAAGAATTATTGGCGGACAAAAAATTTCCAACAATTACCACAGAGGTTGTAGAATATACCGCGTTTTACAAGGCCGAAGAATACCATCAAAATTTTGAATGTAAAAATCCAAATAACGGATATGTTCAGGCTGTTTCTGTACCCCGATTGAAGCAATTTCAGATTAAATCTCCTGAGATGTTGAAAACAGAAGAGAAGAAATAA
- a CDS encoding MBOAT family O-acyltransferase, producing MESLHRIFSFTSMSAEDLAFNRLDFWIFFLAFMVLFSVLHKNKLVRSMFIAAASLFLYFKTSGFFVTLLALSVVVNFFLGKWIFKVDNKLGRKWIIAFSAIFNLFFLFFFKYAHFFTDSFNKMFHTKYEVFNTFAQWGNGFFGAGTFEEMILMPAGISFFTFQSISYVVDIYRKEIAPVKNIWDYAFYVTYFPHVLMGPIVRARDFIPQIYQKFQLSQKEFSEAVFMIMKGLFKKIVLADFIATHFIDSVVDNPEGFPGYVSVIAMWGYSLQIYGDFSGYTDIAIGISKLMGFELLPNFNSPYKANSVADFWRRWHKSLGSWLKDYLYIPLGGNKKGTIGTFVAIIIIFVFLIFITGWYELIFVYVGLMSLYGIAILISPKVKTFMYRDLNLLITMILGGLWHGASQNFVIWGAMNGLALVIYNHWKKVSPYEKSSWWIVHFWKILFTFNFITFTRIWFRLKTEGAPNKMLDRIFNHFDFEWEKFTVILSTYAPALLIMLLGFFIHWIPQKWKDFMVSSFVKTHMVVQMLIIAVFIVILYQAASDSFHPFVYLEF from the coding sequence ATGGAATCGTTGCACCGTATTTTTAGTTTCACAAGCATGTCAGCCGAAGATTTAGCGTTTAATCGACTAGATTTCTGGATTTTCTTTTTGGCATTTATGGTGCTCTTTAGCGTTTTACATAAAAATAAGCTTGTTCGCAGTATGTTCATTGCGGCAGCAAGTTTGTTTTTGTATTTCAAAACTTCAGGCTTCTTTGTTACACTTCTAGCACTTTCAGTAGTTGTCAATTTCTTCCTCGGAAAATGGATTTTTAAGGTTGACAACAAATTGGGACGAAAATGGATCATTGCATTTTCCGCAATTTTCAATCTATTTTTTCTATTTTTCTTCAAATACGCCCACTTTTTCACAGATTCATTCAACAAAATGTTTCACACGAAATATGAGGTCTTCAACACCTTTGCACAATGGGGAAATGGATTTTTCGGAGCTGGAACTTTCGAAGAAATGATCTTGATGCCAGCAGGTATCAGTTTCTTTACTTTTCAGTCGATTAGTTATGTCGTAGATATTTACCGCAAAGAAATTGCACCAGTAAAAAACATTTGGGATTATGCTTTCTACGTAACGTACTTCCCACACGTACTCATGGGACCAATTGTTCGAGCACGCGATTTCATTCCACAGATTTATCAGAAATTCCAACTAAGTCAAAAAGAATTCAGTGAAGCCGTGTTCATGATTATGAAAGGTCTTTTCAAAAAAATTGTATTGGCAGATTTCATTGCGACCCATTTCATTGATTCGGTTGTGGATAATCCAGAAGGTTTCCCAGGTTATGTTAGTGTAATAGCGATGTGGGGATATTCACTACAGATTTATGGAGATTTCTCTGGTTACACAGACATCGCAATTGGAATATCCAAATTAATGGGATTCGAACTTTTACCCAATTTCAATTCTCCCTACAAAGCAAACAGTGTGGCCGATTTCTGGCGTAGGTGGCACAAATCATTGGGTTCTTGGCTGAAAGATTACTTGTACATTCCGCTGGGAGGAAACAAAAAAGGAACGATTGGAACCTTCGTTGCAATCATTATTATCTTCGTTTTTCTCATCTTCATTACAGGTTGGTATGAGCTGATTTTTGTCTACGTAGGTTTAATGAGTTTGTATGGAATTGCGATTTTGATTAGTCCAAAAGTAAAAACATTCATGTACCGCGATTTGAACTTGTTAATCACGATGATTTTAGGTGGATTGTGGCACGGAGCTTCGCAAAATTTCGTGATTTGGGGAGCAATGAATGGATTGGCTTTGGTGATTTATAACCATTGGAAAAAGGTTTCTCCTTATGAAAAAAGTTCTTGGTGGATTGTCCATTTCTGGAAAATTCTCTTCACTTTCAACTTCATTACATTCACACGTATTTGGTTCCGACTAAAAACAGAAGGGGCGCCAAATAAAATGTTGGATCGCATTTTCAATCATTTCGATTTCGAATGGGAGAAATTCACAGTTATTTTATCTACTTATGCTCCTGCCCTTTTAATCATGTTATTAGGATTTTTCATTCATTGGATTCCTCAAAAATGGAAAGATTTTATGGTTTCGAGCTTTGTGAAAACACACATGGTGGTTCAGATGTTAATAATTGCTGTATTCATAGTAATCTTGTATCAAGCAGCTTCTGATTCATTCCATCCTTTCGTATATTTGGAGTTCTAA
- a CDS encoding peptidylprolyl isomerase, with amino-acid sequence MAIIGRIRNMRYLLVGITGLALLTFILTGLFDKIGSSVESGNYGTIDGEVVDTAIYNSKLIQFQNTDRQQVEQQQQRQYNDQDAEQSADKAWSATVDEIVLNGEYEALGLTVSEKEFTSFLFGEDGFSLIPEIQQNFSDPNTGQFNAAQLTKYIEEQEKSTDATAVANWKKTKEAIRNQRMQEKYFQFLGQGAYVTKLEAKNEYLAKNESKSISFVVGQFREIKDEDVKVSDKEIRDYYEKNKEKPKYQVMAGRDVKFFDIAIEPSKSDIDTFNLEMKKIKTAFAASTNDSLFILQNSELPRMYASGNQLTFRPEGDAKARQGMTYPVAMDTVFKTATVGQIVGPYDDKGKTRIAKVLGFNSTVLKARHILINAPEGDAKKVASAKKLADSLVKLVNNANFAEFVTKYSEDQGSKEKGGVYEDFMDYEMVEPFSKFAMEKPIGTIGVVKTQFGFHIMEVMDRKAGSKFPVLAVVEKTMLPSEDTKADLKDKAYTLLAKLDRELEKKSDITDKVILFDTIARKAGYYSRPLRMFDESPKVQGFVTKMAIQTILELAYNDEAKVGDMCSAPIQDDKRLVIAMVSSIREKGVPQLVDVYERMRTDAMNEKRANKILKKIGSVTNLEVLAKKLKTEVMNAEVTFATPSIQGGGYEPEVIGALFSGKIKDKSSSKATVGQSGVYVIRVNKSVKAQTVTSYDAEKMQMLSQIKGSIANVSRQALQKKMNVMDNRALLDAGIIR; translated from the coding sequence ATGGCAATCATTGGTAGAATTAGAAATATGCGTTACCTCCTTGTAGGTATCACGGGACTAGCTCTTTTAACGTTCATCCTTACAGGATTATTTGACAAAATAGGTTCATCTGTTGAATCTGGAAATTATGGAACTATTGATGGTGAAGTTGTCGATACGGCAATTTACAACAGTAAATTAATTCAGTTTCAGAATACTGATAGACAACAAGTAGAACAACAACAACAGCGTCAATATAACGATCAAGATGCAGAACAAAGTGCTGACAAAGCATGGTCTGCAACGGTAGATGAGATTGTTTTGAATGGTGAATATGAAGCACTTGGTTTGACTGTTTCTGAAAAAGAGTTTACATCGTTTTTATTTGGTGAAGATGGTTTTTCATTGATTCCAGAAATTCAACAAAATTTTTCTGACCCGAATACAGGTCAATTCAACGCTGCTCAATTGACAAAATATATTGAGGAGCAAGAAAAATCAACGGATGCTACTGCAGTTGCAAATTGGAAAAAAACAAAAGAAGCAATTCGTAATCAACGTATGCAAGAGAAATACTTTCAATTTTTAGGTCAAGGTGCTTATGTTACCAAATTGGAAGCGAAGAATGAATATTTGGCGAAGAATGAGTCAAAATCAATTTCATTTGTTGTTGGTCAATTCCGTGAGATTAAAGACGAAGATGTAAAAGTTTCAGACAAAGAAATTCGTGATTATTACGAAAAGAATAAAGAGAAACCAAAGTATCAAGTAATGGCAGGTCGTGATGTTAAATTCTTTGACATTGCAATTGAACCTTCAAAATCAGATATTGATACGTTTAATCTTGAAATGAAGAAAATTAAAACTGCTTTTGCTGCTTCAACAAATGATTCATTGTTCATTTTACAAAATTCGGAGCTTCCAAGAATGTATGCTTCAGGAAATCAATTGACATTCCGCCCAGAAGGTGATGCAAAAGCGCGTCAAGGAATGACTTACCCTGTTGCGATGGATACAGTTTTCAAAACTGCAACTGTTGGTCAAATTGTTGGACCATATGATGATAAAGGAAAAACGAGAATAGCGAAAGTACTGGGTTTCAATAGCACGGTATTAAAAGCACGTCATATTTTGATTAATGCGCCTGAAGGTGATGCGAAGAAAGTTGCGTCTGCTAAAAAATTGGCGGATAGCTTGGTGAAATTGGTAAACAATGCAAACTTTGCAGAGTTTGTAACCAAATATTCTGAAGATCAAGGTTCGAAAGAAAAAGGAGGTGTATACGAAGATTTCATGGATTACGAAATGGTAGAGCCATTCTCTAAATTCGCTATGGAAAAACCAATTGGAACGATTGGAGTTGTAAAAACACAATTCGGATTTCATATTATGGAAGTAATGGACAGAAAAGCTGGATCTAAATTTCCAGTATTGGCAGTTGTTGAGAAAACAATGTTACCTTCTGAAGACACGAAAGCTGATTTGAAAGACAAGGCATATACTTTATTGGCTAAATTGGACAGAGAATTAGAGAAAAAGTCAGATATTACGGATAAAGTGATTTTGTTTGACACAATTGCACGTAAAGCGGGTTACTACTCACGACCATTGAGAATGTTTGATGAGTCTCCAAAAGTACAAGGTTTTGTTACGAAAATGGCTATTCAAACTATTTTGGAATTGGCATACAACGATGAAGCGAAAGTAGGCGATATGTGTTCTGCTCCAATTCAAGATGACAAACGATTGGTGATTGCAATGGTTTCTTCGATTCGTGAAAAAGGAGTTCCTCAATTGGTTGATGTTTATGAGCGAATGAGAACAGATGCTATGAATGAGAAAAGAGCGAACAAAATTTTGAAAAAAATTGGTTCAGTTACGAACTTGGAAGTTTTAGCTAAAAAATTGAAAACAGAGGTGATGAATGCTGAAGTTACTTTTGCTACTCCAAGTATTCAAGGTGGAGGATATGAACCAGAAGTTATAGGTGCATTATTCTCTGGAAAAATTAAAGACAAATCATCTTCAAAAGCTACTGTTGGTCAATCTGGTGTTTATGTTATTCGCGTAAATAAATCAGTGAAAGCTCAAACTGTAACAAGTTACGATGCTGAGAAGATGCAAATGTTGAGTCAAATAAAAGGATCAATTGCAAATGTTTCTAGACAAGCATTACAGAAAAAAATGAATGTAATGGATAATCGAGCATTATTGGATGCTGGTATTATTCGTTAA